A part of Candida albicans SC5314 chromosome 2, complete sequence genomic DNA contains:
- a CDS encoding protein-lysine N-methyltransferase (Ortholog(s) have protein-lysine N-methyltransferase activity, role in peptidyl-lysine trimethylation and cytoplasm localization): MNRRFFSLIEQRVPAKYISFTVDDLKYDSQLEFVNRIQTVLPLNPYYVKTVLKEYIKHIESSNEDTSDELYELYCDPDVLNSKELNPEQTDVIKYFISGFNQQYSGDGKDTITIKETPKLISGSNTTGLRTWEAALYLSNFLNGKDSPPYNLKNKTVMEIGCGTGLVSLALAKNYHRKIDNIKRLIMTDGSSNVFDNLQETLRLNELNDSSIIQCQQLIWGENTTIEDDVDFLVAADITYDTRILDPLCQTIQDLFANNNLQFAVIAATVRNMDTIKEWESKLDVWFAGKWLVRATESDPHSIQSNCWFNVNTPQIRIYEIHV; the protein is encoded by the coding sequence ATGAATAGAcgttttttttcattgattgaaCAAAGAGTTCCCGCAAAATATATATCATTCactgttgatgatttgaaatatgACTCACAACTAGAGTTTGTTAACCGTATCCAGACAGTGTTGCCGTTAAACCCTTATTATGTCAAAACAGTATTGAAAGAGTATATCAAACACATTGAATCTTCAAATGAAGACACTTCAGACGAACTATACGAACTATATTGTGATCCTGACGTTTTGAACTCAAAGGAGCTAAACCCAGAACAAACAGATGTTATCAAGTATTTCATATCTGGGtttaatcaacaatatagTGGTGATGGCAAGGATACGATAACAATAAAAGAAACACCTAAACTAATCTCAGGAAGTAATACAACAGGGTTAAGAACGTGGGAAGCAGCACTTTATTTatctaattttttgaatggCAAAGATAGCCCGCCATACAAtctcaaaaacaaaactgtTATGGAAATTGGATGCGGTACAGGCTTGGTGAGTTTGGCTCTTGCCAAAAATTATCACCGCAAAATTGACAACATCAAAAGATTGATCATGACTGACGGATCTAGTAATGTGTTTGACAATCTACAAGAAACATTGAGGTTAAATGAGTTAAACGATTCCAGTATTATACAATGTCAACAATTGATCTGGGGTGAaaatacaacaattgaGGATGATGTGGATTTCCTCGTGGCGGCAGATATTACTTACGATACAAGAATCTTGGACCCACTATGTCAAACCATTCAAGACTTGTTTGCTAACAACAATTTACAATTTGCAGTAATTGCGGCAACAGTACGAAACATGGACACTATAAAAGAATGGGAGCTGAAGCTAGATGTATGGTTTGCCGGCAAATGGTTAGTTAGAGCCACCGAGTCAGACCCACATTCTATTCAATCCAACTGCTGGTTTAATGTTAATACTCCTCAAATACGTATTTATGAAATACATGTGTAG
- a CDS encoding allantoicase (Ortholog(s) have role in allantoin catabolic process and cytosol, nucleus localization), producing the protein MTKILSQDDFQKQIVSQYTDVIGEKLGGKVLSFSDQWFADAENLIKPKPPIRDATRFTYAGAWYDGWETRRHNEAEADWVIFKLGVSSAKLIACEVDTAFFNGNHAPHISVEALQNFDASDENLQNVKEEDWEEVIAKVECGPSQKHFFSRGSLTNKNYTHARLRMYPDGGIARFRLYGQVIPVTDQSSSSVTDFASVQNGGVAIKFSDQHFGTADNLLLPGRGHDMSDGWETKRSREPGHTDWVIIRLGAPAKLSEIVVDTAHFRGNFPQKVNVKGINVDEESKIEANSDAWEVVVDDSKTSADKEHAFKVKDNSKVYSHIKLTIIPDGGVKRIRAFGVKA; encoded by the coding sequence ATGACCAAAATTCTTTCTCAAGACGACTTTCAAAAGCAAATTGTTTCACAATATACAGATGTTATTGGTGAAAAACTCGGTGGAAAAGTGTTATCTTTCTCAGATCAGTGGTTTGCTGATGCTGAGAATTTAATTAAGCCGAAGCCACCAATCAGAGATGCGACTAGATTCACATATGCTGGTGCTTGGTACGATGGTTGGGAAACCAGAAGACACAACGAAGCAGAAGCTGACTGggttattttcaaattaggTGTCAGTTCAGCCAAATTGATCGCTTGTGAAGTTGATACagcttttttcaatggtaATCATGCGCCACATATTTCTGTCGAGGCATTGCAAAATTTCGATGCCAGTGACGAAAATTTACAGAATGTTAAAGAGGAAGATTGGGAAGAGGTCATTGCTAAAGTCGAATGTGGCCCACTGCAAAaacatttcttttctaGAGGCTCGTTGACAAACAAGAATTACACACATGCTAGATTGAGAATGTATCCGGACGGTGGGATCGCCAGGTTCAGACTCTACGGACAAGTCATACCAGTTACCGATCAATCATCAAGTTCTGTCACTGATTTTGCCTCTGTTCAAAATGGAGGTGTGGCTATTAAGTTTAGTGATCAGCATTTTGGTACTGCTGACAACCTCTTATTACCAGGACGTGGCCATGATATGTCTGATGGTTGGGAAACAAAAAGATCAAGAGAGCCAGGCCACACAGATTGGGTTATTATCAGACTAGGTGCTCCTGCAAAATTACTGGAAATTGTGGTTGACACAGCACATTTTAGAGGTAATTTCCCTCAAAAAGTCAATGTTAAAGGTATAAATGTTGATGAGGAGTCAAAGATTGAAGCAAATTCTGATGCTTGGGAAGTGGTTGTTGACGACTCCAAAACTAGTGCCGACAAAGAACATGCATTCAAAGTCAAAGATAACTCAAAAGTATATTCGCATATTAAATTGACTATAATTCCAGACGGTGGTGTTAAAAGAATTCGTGCTTTTGGTGTGAAGGcttga
- a CDS encoding uncharacterized protein (Putative transcription factor with zinc finger DNA-binding motif), whose protein sequence is MPPEELHDSDLSSVASSTTPSTVQQSLENENIPVQLDESKIVGDNTENYIVNAYFPEGDERNLAYTIVKEEPEIKPSLWNKFVDFVWPDYILKHLDYPSFKITFRSWCQLWVCTVLTIIPATSHWMGGAAYLIIVLGFITVSGGTSIAMNTLSSIAGFIGVIIAFLHHVITTKIINHIHHGITPETLTKNLIDEGLCHFDSGLEQCIQDQIFTGRYITTTGSAVTILSIITCTFIVGNMREHMHPLWALVYVSGQIAICIFACYGHFSPLFDPLEIGYVVIKPFALGFIAKIVSALLVYPTTSNWTFFNGYTKILKGLKSSSEKNAKFFKTMKPSASNFGNYKMFKKEILKLRGSMAPLEIVASTIWLEYSYGRFDVGDVGEFRSLLKNLFTSSSTYTYFYQLLEERTHFVRNEFALVRKRSNASSQFARKPAFDKTDLSYTDVAEYELRQRSKIMKSRIILQGEEDSRLTTIVIDEMATRISQYFAGLLDNADTGIEVIAEWLEAANDFRIFSWVPGQWSKHVSLQEQLNSKVKVVKSELEIELAKFDNVETLKKIMIDTSKPEKEVLFLISQGVFFLQIVKHQCENILKVLDYCLELDERRPTPKFITYFSKTKYSEPKHLSNKIDVTNPGSENIVRKRNADTLPPINLFQYIGYLFTKLYKYLISNEFWFWIKVGGIITIGAIPYFVRPLANLYYRNRMIWLVIVIAVSISENTGSSVYVVFARLCYSFFGAVVGMVAWYISCGNGQGNYYGYGAVTAVLFMYFIYFRHFSVHQTLLPQILYSVTAVLVLGTSWVDAKYNKLANVDVGYKPAYLRFIGVAIGLCLGMLAVLLPKPISSKAIVRNVLAKTISETGNIHCDVANFALARLETPDYNIKGRQDAVLSNYSSLLMRMAGLSKLMSLKLEVPIAGYWPESKYKRLSGLVTDVIQLYLMLSSALQGLDGPEKWLPVVIKRVGFCFPDLQAEVFATIHMASDALRTKQALPKITEANISLKHMELLRQQWGLRRISLSERFYCDSAINNNNENTSKELDHYKLFSNDGQLNIMSLLVAHMIYNRLDEIMILVKGLVGEIYDLNERILVDEDDYFEFKQDLEFSDDKENSAF, encoded by the coding sequence ATGCCACCTGAAGAATTACATGACAGCGATTTACTGTCAGTTGCATCCTCAACTACACCCTCAACGGTTCAACAATCTTTAGAGAATGAAAATATTCCTGTTCAGTTAGATGAGCTGAAAATTGTCGGAGATAATACTGAAAACTATATTGTGAATGCATACTTCCCTGAAGGTGACGAGCGTAATCTCGCCTATACAATTGTGAAAGAAGAACCTGAAATAAAACCTAGCTTGTGGAACAAGTTTGTGGATTTTGTTTGGCCTGATTACATTCTCAAACATTTAGATTATCCTTCCTTCAAAATTACATTTCGTAGCTGGTGCCAATTGTGGGTATGCACAGTGTTAACAATTATCCCAGCAACAAGTCATTGGATGGGCGGTGCTGCATACttgataattgttttaGGGTTTATCACCGTTTCTGGGGGGACCTCTATCGCCATGAATACACTTTCCAGTATTGCGGGGTTTATTGGTGTTATTATTGCATTCCTTCATCATGTGattacaacaaaaattataaaccACATCCATCATGGTATCACACCTGAAACACTTACCAAAAACTTGATAGATGAAGGTCTTTGTCACTTTGATTCCGGTTTAGAACAATGTATCCAAGATCAAATTTTCACTGGTAGATACATCACCACTACTGGTTCAGCTGTCACCattctttcaataatcACATGCACATTCATTGTCGGTAACATGAGAGAACATATGCATCCATTGTGGGCATTGGTCTATGTCTCTGGTCAGATTGCAATTTGTATATTTGCCTGTTACGGCCATTTTCTGCCGTTGTTTGATCCTTTGGAAATTGGTTATGTCGTTATCAAACCTTTTGCATTAGGGTTCATTGCAAAGATAGTTTCAGCCTTGCTTGTGTATCCAACCACATCAAACTGGACCTTCTTCAATGGTTACACTAAAATCTTGAAAGGATTGAAATCGTCTCTGGAAAAGAATGCCAAATTCTTTAAAACCATGAAACCTTCAGCATCCAATTTTGGAAACTATAAAATGTTTAAAAAAGAGATACTCAAGCTTCGTGGGTCTATGGCACCCTTGGAAATAGTTGCATCGACAATCTGGTTAGAATACTCGTATGGGAGATTTGATGTTGGTGATGTGGGAGAGTTTAGATCCCttttaaagaatttatttacctcatcatcaacttatacttatttttatcaattgttggAAGAACGAACTCATTTTGTTAGAAACGAATTTGCTCTTGTAAGAAAGAGGTCTAATGCTTCTTCTCAATTTGCCCGAAAACCAGCATTTGATAAAACCGACCTTTCCTACACAGATGTGGCAGAATACGAGTTGAGACAGAGACTGAAAATCATGAAAAGTAGAATAATACTTCAAGGGGAAGAAGACAGTAGACTTACAACTATAGTGATTGATGAGATGGCGACCAGAATCTCTCAGTATTTTGCAGGATTATTGGATAATGCTGATACCGGCATTGAAGTTATAGCTGAGTGGTTGGAAGCCGCCAATGATTTCAGAATATTCTCCTGGGTTCCTGGTCAATGGAGCAAACATGTGTCGTTGcaagaacaattgaattcaaaagTCAAGGTAGTGAAGCtggaattggaaattgaaCTAGCCAAGTTTGATAATGTGGAAACCCTTAAAAAGATTATGATTGATACTTCAAAACCCGAGAAAgaagttttatttttgattagTCAGggtgtttttttcttgcaGATTGTCAAACATCAATGTGAGAACATTCTCAAAGTATTAGACTATTGTCTTGAACTTGACGAAAGAAGGCCAACACCTAAATTTATCACCTATTTCTCAAAGACAAAGTACTCGGAACCAAAGCATTTGTCTAATAAGATTGATGTGACAAATCCTGGACTGGAAAATATTGTACGGAAAAGAAATGCCGATACTTTGCCTCCGATCAACTTGTTCCAGTATATTGGGTACCTATTCACTAAATTGTACAAGTACCTTATCAGCAACGAATTCTGGTTTTGGATAAAAGTGGGTGGAATCATCACTATCGGGGCAATACCTTATTTTGTAAGGCCACTTGCAAACTTGTACTACAGAAACAGGATGATTTGGTTGGTTATTGTGATTGCGGTATCCATTAGTGAAAATACTGGATCATCAGTTTATGTTGTCTTCGCAAGATTGTGCTACTCTTTCTTTGGTGCTGTGGTGGGTATGGTTGCTTGGTACATTTCATGTGGCAATGGACAAGGTAATTATTATGGGTACGGGGCAGTTACGGCGGTTCTTTTCATGTATTTCATATATTTTCGCCACTTTTCCGTTCACCAAACGCTATTACCTCAAATATTGTACTCGGTCACTGCAGTTTTGGTCTTGGGCACTTCCTGGGTTGACGCAAAATACAACAAGTTAGCTAATGTTGATGTTGGTTATAAACCAGCGTATTTGAGATTCATAGGTGTTGCCATTGGGTTATGTCTTGGTATGTTGGCCGTGTTGCTTCCAAAACCTATTTCATCAAAAGCAATTGTTCGTAATGTTTTGGCAAAGACCATATCTGAGACTGGTAACATACATTGTGATGTAGCAAATTTTGCTTTGGCCCGTCTTGAAACCCCTGACTACAATATAAAGGGCAGGCAAGATGCCGTTTTAAGCAACTATAGTTCTTTGTTAATGAGAATGGCAGGGTTGTCAAAGCTCATGTCATTGAAGCTTGAAGTTCCGATAGCAGGATACTGGCCGGAAAGCAAATACAAACGATTGCTGGGTTTGGTAACTGACGTTATTCAGCTCTACCTTATGTTGTCGAGTGCTCTTCAAGGGTTGGATGGCCCTGAGAAATGGTTGCCGGTGGTTATAAAGAGAGTTGGATTCTGTTTTCCAGACTTGCAAGCAGAAGTATTTGCTACTATTCATATGGCATCCGATGCTTTAAGAACAAAGCAAGCTTTACCTAAAATCACAGAGGCCAATATCTCACTTAAGCATATGGAATTGTTAAGACAACAATGGGGGTTGAGAAGGATTTCTTTAAGTGAGAGATTCTACTGTGATAGTGCcatcaataataacaacgaGAACACTCTGAAAGAATTAGATCACTACAAACTTTTCAGTAACGATGGTCAGTTGAATATTATGTCCTTGCTAGTAGCTCACATGATTTACAATCGTTTGGATGAGATCATGATTTTAGTCAAAGGATTAGTTGGAGAAATCTATGACTTGAATGAAAGGATATTGGTTGACGAAGATGACTACTTTGAATTCAAACAAGATTTGGAATTCTCtgatgataaagaaaatagtGCATTCTAA
- a CDS encoding uncharacterized protein (Ortholog of C. parapsilosis CDC317 : CPAR2_213140, C. dubliniensis CD36 : Cd36_15600, Lodderomyces elongisporus NRLL YB-4239 : LELG_01226 and Debaryomyces hansenii CBS767 : DEHA2B02442g): MMLTFFLSPFCISTPCTLSTNLNEMSNSRDSHESLTSLESSSSLASSRVSPAHVDAPIPLQDINQQNAGEEGGGGEQQNDDENNDIANAYFPDGDERNLINSILDEKIEAKPTLWRKVLDVIWPNYILNHLDYASFKIVCRSWCHVWSCAVLTIIPRTYYWLGNAAYLIVVLGFLSISGGSSIIMNVLASCAGLFGMMIAFVHHVVRSKIINDLNHGITSQELAQQLIQEGSCQMNDQLQACVSEQIFTGRYITTKAAAISILSIISFTFIVGNIRQHAHPLWTLAYIGGQFGSCIFTCYGHFSPLYQPLEIGLIVLKPFGLSLSVKVLTSLIVYPTTSNWLFFQGSIKFMTQLQKAMDGNTKMFKTLKPSAPNFSNYKAYKKDITKLRSSMAPSENVASTIWLEYSYGRFDVGDVGEFRSLLKNLISSSASYAYFYQLLQERTFYAKDDFAIVRKKSNASSHLAHGHAKLFSAIQDSYKKVGKYESEKRMKVLRNRIAIHGAGNRMTLGGIDEVAKFMSKHFTPLLEDANLGIQTIIEWLEAANEFRIYAWLPGKWNMHVSKQKEINGKVFKARTTLKDSLCKFEDVETMKKMMVDSTRSENEMLFLISQGVLFLQIAKHQCENILKILDLCLDLDERRPEPKFITFFTKNRYSKPRHLSSDMDKPMPDYLSSDIQERDADNLPPANAMQFFGLYFTKLYSFFISNKFWFWIKAGGLITIGAIPYFVRTTAGFYYHHRMIWLVIMIAVSISENTGSTIYVFCAKLVYTFFGAIVGMIGWYIACGNGNGNYYGYGAVTAVLFVYFVYFRHFSVHQTLLPQNLFAVTAELVMGTSWIDAKLYPMTDVKYGFEPAYLRFIGVTIGLCIGSLAAIIPSPVSSKALVRKILADGLSEVGNIHCSVTKFALKRAVDPHFHTEPRHDILLAKFRYLLLKVARLSTLLVPLKFELPISGYWPESKYLRLQGLITDVTQLYLMLLVAFNELEDPVHWLPTIFRRIGFCYAELEADIFATVHMAADALRTKEALPKITDANISVKHMELLRKQWGLEKISLSERFYSKVKKKCTQETGHDEITKELDYDKFFSNDGKLNIVSLLVAHMIYNRLDEIIIVVKGLVGEIYDLDENVLIAEEVDDDEEDQPYAWLSDEDDENDLLIQN; encoded by the coding sequence ATGATGTTAaccttttttctttctccgTTCTGTATTTCAACACCTTGTACTTTATCTACCAACCTAAATGAAATGTCAAATAGCAGAGATAGTCATGAATCTTTAACATCCTTAGAATCATCGTCATCTTTGGCATCTTCAAGGGTTTCTCCAGCACATGTTGATGCCCCCATACCTCTACAAGATATTAATCAGCAAAATGCTGGCGAagaaggaggaggaggagaaCAGcaaaatgatgatgaaaataacGATATAGCCAACGCATATTTCCCTGATGGAGATGAAAGAAACCttataaattcaatattggaTGAAAAAATCGAGGCTAAACCTACCTTGTGGAGAAAAGTTCTTGACGTGATATGGCCAAACTACATTTTGAACCACTTGGATTATGCCTCATTCAAAATAGTCTGTCGGAGCTGGTGTCATGTTTGGTCTTGTGCTGTTTTAACAATTATACCCAGAACCTATTATTGGCTTGGGAATGCTGCATATTTGATTGTGGTATTGGGGTTCCTTTCGATATCTGGCGGTTCATCTATCATCATGAACGTCTTGGCTAGTTGTGCGGGACTTTTCGGGATGATGATTGCATTTGTTCATCATGTTGTCAgatcaaaaataataaatgatttaaaCCATGGAATAACGTCACAGGAATTGGCCCAACAGCTCATACAAGAAGGTAGTTGTCAAATGAATGACCAATTACAGGCTTGTGTTTCAGAACAAATTTTCACTGGAAGGTACATCACTACTAAAGCTGCTGCAATTAGTATATTATCTATTATATCTTTTACATTTATTGTTGGGAACATTCGACAGCATGCACATCCGCTATGGACCTTGGCGTATATTGGGGGACAATTTGGTAGTTGCATATTTACCTGTTATGGTCATTTTTCACCGTTATATCAGCCATTGGAAATTGGACTTATAGTTTTAAAACCATTTGGATTATCATTACTGGTAAAAGTCTTGACATCCTTGATTGTTTATCCTACCACATCTAACTGGTTATTTTTCCAAGGGAGTATAAAATTTATGACGCAGTTGCAAAAGGCCATGGATGGCAATACAAAAATGTTTAAGACATTAAAACCGTCAGCAccaaatttttccaattacAAGGCGTACAAGAAAGATATTACCAAGTTGAGAAGCTCAATGGCACCTTCAGAGAATGTGGCGTCTACTATTTGGTTGGAGTATTCTTACGGGAGATTTGATGTTGGTGATGTTGGTGAATTTAgatcattattgaaaaatttaattagtTCAAGTGCAAGTTATGcttatttttatcaactATTACAAGAAAGGACATTTTATGCCAAAGATGACTTTGCAATTGTCAGGAAAAAATCGAATGCCTCGTCTCATTTGGCTCATGGACATGCGAAATTATTTAGCGCCATTCAGGATTCCTATAAGAAAGTTGGCAAATATGAATCAGAGAAAAGAATGAAAGTTTTGAGAAACAGAATTGCCATTCATGGTGCTGGTAACCGAATGACTTTAGGAGGGATTGACGAAGTGGCAAAGTTTATGTCCAAACATTTTACCCCACTATTGGAGGATGCAAACTTGGGTATTCAAACTATTATTGAATGGTTAGAGGCTGCCAATGAGTTTCGAATCTATGCATGGCTACCAGGAAAATGGAATATGCATGTACTGAAGCAAAAGGAGATCAATGGAAAAGTCTTCAAAGCTAGAACTACCTTAAAGGATCTGTTGTGCAAGTTTGAAGATGTTGAGacaatgaagaagatgatggtGGATTCAACTAGAAGTGAAAATGAAATGCTTTTTTTAATTAGTCAAggtgttttatttttgcaaaTAGCCAAGCATCAGTGTgagaatattttgaaaatactAGACTTGTGTTTGGACTTGGATGAAAGAAGACCAGAACCCAAGTTTATAACTTTTTTCACGAAAAATCGGTACTCCAAGCCAAGGCATTTATCAAGCGATATGGATAAACCAATGCCCGATTATCTATCTAGTGATATCCAAGAAAGGGATGCTGACAATTTGCCACCAGCAAATGCAATGCAGTTTTTCGGTCTATATTTCACaaaattatattcattCTTTATTAGTAATAAGTTTTGGTTCTGGATCAAAGCTGGTGGATTAATAACTATTGGGGCAATTCCATATTTTGTAAGAACGACGGCAGGTTTCTATTACCATCACAGAATGATATGGTTGGTTATTATGATTGCAGTTTCCATCAGCGAAAACACCGGCTCAACAATATATGTTTTTTGTGCAAAATTGGTGTATACATTTTTTGGTGCAATTGTTGGAATGATTGGTTGGTATATTGCTTGTGGcaatggtaatggtaattATTATGGATATGGAGCTGTAACTGCagtgttgtttgtttattttgtttattttagACATTTTTCCGTGCATCAAACATTATTACCACAAAATTTGTTTGCTGTAACAGCGGAGTTAGTGATGGGTACATCTTGGATAGATGCTAAACTATACCCCATGACAGATGTAAAGTACGGTTTCGAACCTGCTTATCTTCGATTTATTGGTGTGACTATTGGGTTGTGTATTGGTTCTTTAGCAGCAATTATCCCCAGTCCTGTTTCATCAAAGGCATTGGTTCGAAAGATATTGGCAGATGGACTTTCAGAAGTTGGGAATATCCATTGTTCTGTAACCAAGTTTGCTTTGAAAAGAGCTGTTGATCCTCATTTCCATACTGAACCAAGACACGATATACTACTAGCTAAATTTAGATACTTGTTGCTAAAAGTTGCTCGGTTGTCGACCTTGTTAGTTCCATTGAAATTCGAATTGCCTATTTCCGGGTATTGGCCCGAGTCCAAGTATTTGAGATTACAGGGGTTGATTACAGATGTTACTCAACTTTACTTAATGCTATTGGTGGCATTTAACGAACTCGAAGACCCTGTACATTGGCTACCGACAATTTTCCGGAGAATTGGGTTTTGTTATGCTGAGTTAGAAGCAGATATTTTTGCTACTGTTCACATGGCAGCTGATGCATTGAGAACCAAGGAAGCATTGCCTAAAATCACCGATGCTAATATATCAGTCAAGCATATGGAACTCTTACGAAAACAATGGGGGcttgaaaaaatatcattaaGTGAACGATTTTATAgtaaagtgaaaaaaaaatgtaccCAAGAAACTGGTCATGATGAAATTACAAAGGAGTTGGATTAcgataaatttttcagtaATGATGGGAAATTAAACATTGTTTCATTGTTGGTGGCACATATGATATACAACAGATTAGACGAGATCATCATTGTTGTCAAGGGGTTAGTTGGGGAGATTTACGATTTGGATGAAAATGTTTTGATTGCagaagaagttgatgaCGATGAGGAAGACCAACCATACGCGTGGCTTCTGGACGAGGATGACGAAAACGATTTATTGATAcagaattaa
- the SOD4 gene encoding Sod4p (Cu-containing superoxide dismutase; role in response to host innate immune ROS; regulated on white-opaque switch; ciclopirox olamine induced; caspofungin repressed; SOD1,4,5,6 gene family; yeast-associated; Spider biofilm induced), whose amino-acid sequence MKYLSIISIVALALAGDSPISTDSKGKAPLVARFKKTSKSDIEGTIKFEPANNGTVLVSVDLTGLPSGVGPYPYHVHEKPVPESKNCTATGMHFNPFNGSTTAKTPAALELGDLSGRHGNITSESFEVEYDDSYISLNKDSKAYIGGLSIVVHSNNNTRLNCANITTLDEGDDTASAATWSNSSSSSSSSSKNSTNGSSGSSTSASQGSGAGRAEISGFLAAGIAGVVAALI is encoded by the coding sequence ATGAAATACTTGTctattatttcaattgttgctCTTGCATTAGCAGGTGATTCACCAATTTCAACTGACTCCAAAGGCAAGGCACCATTAGTTGCAAGATTTAAGAAAACATCTAAATCAGATATTGAAGGtacaattaaatttgaGCCAGCAAACAATGGTACTGTTTTGGTCAGTGTTGATTTAACTGGATTGCCTTCAGGTGTTGGCCCATATCCATACCATGTTCACGAAAAGCCAGTTCCAGAATCCAAAAACTGTACTGCTACAGGTATGCACTTTAATCCGTTCAATGGTTCCACTACTGCCAAAACACCAGCTGCTTTAGAATTGGGTGATTTGTCTGGAAGACACGGTAATATTACCAGTGAATCATTTGAAGTTGAATATGACGACTCTTACATTTCATTGAACAAAGACAGTAAAGCTTACATTGGTGGGTTGTCTATTGTTGTTCATTCCAACAATAACACTAGATTGAACTGTGCTAATATCACCACTCTTGACGAAGGTGACGATACTGCAAGTGCTGCTACTTGGTCAaactcttcttcttcttcttcgtcatcaTCGAAGAACTCAACAAATGGATCTTCTGGTTCATCAACTAGTGCTTCTCAAGGTAGCGGTGCTGGTAGAGCTGAAATAAGTGGTTTCTTGGCTGCTGGTATTGCCggtgttgttgctgctttAATTTAG
- the SOD5 gene encoding Sod5p (Cu-containing superoxide dismutase; protects against oxidative stress; induced by neutrophils, hyphal growth, caspofungin, osmotic/oxidative stress; oralpharyngeal candidiasis induced; rat catheter and Spider biofilm induced), producing the protein MKYLSIFLLATFALAGDAPISTDSKGSPSLIAKFEKTSKSNIEGTIKFTPANNGTVSVSVDLKGLPSDIGPFPYHVHEKPVPASKNCSATENHFNPYNGTVRAATPAAHEVGDLAGKHGNIMGESYKTEYDDSYISLNEKSRSYIGGLSIVIHANNGTRLNCANITLLDEGHGNANTTMSNSSSSSSQSAVNTSSSMASTAPQGNGAERAVVNGLLAAGVVGVIAALI; encoded by the coding sequence ATGAAGTATTTGTCCATTTTCTTACTTGCTACTTTTGCTTTGGCTGGTGATGCACCAATCTCAACTGACTCCAAAGGCAGTCCATCATTAATTGctaaatttgaaaagacatcaaaatcaaatattgaagGTACTATCAAATTCACACCCGCTAATAACGGTACCGTTTCAGTTAGTGTTGATTTGAAAGGATTGCCCTCTGATATTGGTCCATTCCCATATCACGTTCATGAAAAACCAGTGCCAGCATCTAAGAATTGTTCTGCTACCGAAAACCATTTCAATCCTTACAATGGAACCGTTAGAGCTGCAACTCCTGCTGCTCATGAAGTTGGTGATTTGGCTGGAAAACATGGAAATATTATGGGCGAGTCCTACAAAACTGAATATGACGACTCCTACATTTCATTAAACGAAAAAAGCAGATCTTACATTGGCGgtttatcaattgtaatTCACGCCAACAATGGTACCAGATTGAACTGTGCTAATATCACTTTGCTTGACGAGGGACACGGCAATGCTAACACAACTATGTCAAactcatcttcatcatcatctcaAAGTGCAGTCAACACTTCTTCTAGTATGGCTTCTACTGCTCCTCAAGGTAATGGCGCTGAGAGAGCAGTAGTAAATGGTCTCTTGGCAGCAGGTGTAGTTGGTGTCATTGCTGCcttgatttaa